The following are from one region of the Gryllotalpicola protaetiae genome:
- a CDS encoding mandelate racemase/muconate lactonizing enzyme family protein, which translates to MRISELVPWLVRSSGSYWGEFLFLEVRTDEGVSGWGEITTTTRMANRSAAVILRNLNELLVGEDAAAIERIWHKVFRSFTYMGSRGAASNVTSAVDIALWDLRGKALGLPVHALLGGRVHDELRLYTHPDQSRFTTPEGLVDEIGLITGSGHTAIKFDPFPHPVGAPPTNDAYLDGYLPRQLEREAIELTAAIREAAGPDVELLIDAHGRFDVPTAIRLCRALEAEADIHWFEEPVPPESYHALRQVRQRTGIPISVGERLHTRWDFVPVFEQELADFAMPDVTWTGGISELKKISTMAEAYNVPMSPHDAAGPVNLLAGGHVMATVPNFYRLESSSYDLHGYNELLTEPLTNVGGALQLPDRPGLGVEFDLDHLRANVLDGFGG; encoded by the coding sequence ATGAGGATCAGCGAGCTCGTTCCCTGGCTGGTCCGCTCCTCCGGTTCGTACTGGGGCGAATTCCTGTTCCTCGAGGTGCGCACCGACGAGGGCGTCAGCGGCTGGGGCGAGATCACCACCACGACCCGTATGGCCAACCGCAGCGCCGCCGTCATCCTGCGGAACCTGAACGAGCTGCTCGTCGGCGAGGACGCCGCGGCGATCGAGCGCATCTGGCACAAGGTCTTCCGCTCGTTCACCTACATGGGCAGCCGCGGCGCGGCCAGCAATGTGACGAGCGCGGTGGACATCGCGCTCTGGGACCTGCGCGGCAAGGCGCTCGGACTGCCGGTCCACGCGCTGCTGGGCGGCCGGGTGCACGACGAGCTGCGGCTCTACACGCACCCGGATCAGAGCAGGTTCACGACGCCGGAGGGCCTCGTCGACGAGATCGGGTTGATCACCGGCTCCGGCCACACGGCGATCAAGTTCGACCCCTTTCCGCACCCCGTCGGCGCCCCGCCGACCAACGACGCCTATCTTGACGGCTACCTGCCGCGTCAGCTCGAGCGCGAGGCGATCGAGCTGACCGCAGCGATCCGCGAGGCGGCCGGCCCCGACGTCGAGCTGCTCATCGACGCGCACGGCCGCTTCGACGTGCCGACCGCGATCCGCCTCTGCCGCGCACTCGAGGCGGAGGCGGACATCCACTGGTTCGAGGAGCCCGTGCCGCCCGAGAGCTATCACGCTCTGCGGCAGGTGCGCCAGCGCACCGGCATCCCCATCTCCGTCGGCGAGCGCCTGCACACGCGCTGGGATTTCGTGCCCGTGTTCGAGCAGGAGCTCGCGGATTTCGCGATGCCCGACGTCACCTGGACCGGCGGCATCAGCGAGCTCAAGAAGATCTCGACCATGGCGGAGGCGTACAACGTGCCGATGTCGCCGCACGACGCCGCCGGCCCCGTCAACCTGCTGGCGGGCGGACACGTCATGGCCACGGTGCCGAACTTCTACCGCCTCGAATCCAGCAGCTACGACCTGCACGGCTACAACGAGCTGCTCACGGAGCCGCTCACCAACGTCGGCGGCGCGCTCCAGCTACCCGATCGGCCGGGCCTCGGGGTCGAGTTCGATCTCGACCACCTGCGCGCCAACGTCCTCGACGGGTTCGGTGGCTGA
- a CDS encoding ribonuclease activity regulator RraA, with translation MAVTPIQTPDITRPDPELVRALSQIGSATASSELNRLGIRSAHIVGPTAHTPGASIAGPALTLQFMPKREDLYQVDEYAEPERQLHRHVMYHTQPGDIIVVDARANMTSGVFGEMMLTYFAGKGGLGVIVDGCIRDFGRAKELGLGLWIRGATPNFHSQTDIFPTAVNVPVACGDTVVVPGDIIIADDDGAVVVPIALAPKLLEEASKHAEWEEFSRLRLSQGGDMRLYYPLAEAARPEYEAWRAASMEDARR, from the coding sequence ATGGCAGTCACGCCGATACAGACTCCGGACATCACCCGCCCGGATCCGGAACTGGTGCGGGCGCTGTCGCAGATCGGCAGCGCCACCGCCAGCAGCGAGCTCAACCGCCTCGGCATCCGCAGCGCCCACATCGTGGGGCCGACGGCGCACACGCCGGGCGCCTCCATCGCCGGGCCCGCGCTCACGCTGCAGTTCATGCCCAAGCGCGAGGACCTCTACCAGGTCGACGAGTACGCAGAGCCGGAGCGCCAGCTCCACCGCCACGTGATGTACCACACCCAGCCGGGCGACATCATCGTGGTCGACGCCCGCGCCAACATGACGAGCGGCGTCTTCGGCGAGATGATGCTCACCTACTTCGCCGGCAAGGGCGGCCTCGGCGTCATCGTCGACGGCTGCATCCGCGACTTCGGCCGCGCCAAGGAGCTCGGGCTCGGCCTCTGGATCCGCGGGGCGACACCGAACTTCCACTCGCAGACCGACATCTTCCCCACGGCGGTGAACGTGCCGGTGGCCTGCGGCGACACCGTCGTCGTGCCGGGCGACATCATCATCGCCGACGACGACGGCGCCGTGGTGGTGCCAATCGCACTCGCCCCCAAGCTGCTCGAGGAGGCCAGCAAGCACGCGGAATGGGAGGAGTTCTCGCGCCTGCGGCTGTCGCAGGGTGGGGACATGAGGCTCTACTACCCGCTCGCCGAAGCAGCCCGGCCCGAATACGAGGCCTGGCGCGCCGCCTCGATGGAGGACGCGCGTCGATGA
- a CDS encoding MIP/aquaporin family protein — MPLSAYLSEFVGTALMLLLGCGVSANNSLRKSKGYGAGWVLISFGWGFAVFLGVTVATKSGANLNPAVTLGIVASGAREFAEGVPVTFGNVVGYIVAQLLGGFVGAFTVWLIYKQQLDDHPEPADKLGVFATGPAIRSWVLNGLCESAGTFVLVFVALAFGEHGPTVGLASLGALPIAFLVTGLIASLGGPTGTALNPARDLMPRLVHQLVPITGKGTSNWGYAWIPIVAPIVGGLLGGIAAGPLL; from the coding sequence ATGCCGCTGTCCGCATACCTCTCCGAGTTCGTCGGGACCGCACTGATGCTGCTGCTCGGCTGCGGAGTCAGCGCGAACAACTCGCTTCGCAAGTCGAAGGGCTACGGCGCGGGATGGGTGCTGATCAGCTTCGGCTGGGGCTTCGCGGTCTTCCTCGGCGTCACGGTGGCGACGAAGTCGGGTGCGAACCTCAACCCGGCGGTGACCCTCGGCATCGTGGCGAGCGGCGCGCGCGAGTTCGCGGAGGGGGTTCCGGTCACCTTCGGCAACGTGGTCGGCTACATCGTCGCGCAGCTGCTCGGTGGCTTCGTCGGGGCCTTCACGGTCTGGCTCATCTACAAGCAGCAGCTCGACGACCACCCCGAACCGGCCGACAAGCTCGGGGTGTTCGCGACCGGGCCTGCGATCCGCAGCTGGGTGCTGAACGGGCTGTGCGAGTCGGCCGGGACGTTCGTGCTGGTGTTCGTCGCCCTCGCGTTCGGTGAGCACGGGCCGACTGTCGGCCTCGCCTCGCTCGGAGCCCTGCCGATCGCGTTCCTGGTGACGGGGCTCATCGCGTCGCTCGGCGGCCCGACGGGCACCGCGCTCAACCCGGCGCGTGATCTGATGCCGCGCCTCGTGCACCAGCTCGTGCCGATCACGGGCAAGGGCACGTCGAACTGGGGCTACGCCTGGATCCCGATCGTCGCGCCGATCGTCGGCGGGCTGCTCGGCGGCATCGCGGCCGGCCCGCTTCTGTAG
- a CDS encoding Gfo/Idh/MocA family protein, whose protein sequence is MTDTHKLRWGVIGTGNIAHRFATDLSLSAVCELGAVGSRDAARARAFAERCGAARWFADHDELMNSPEIDAIYIAVPHSAHHELAARAIETGKPVLVEKPFTINQQQADDLIGRARDKGSILMEAMWTRFLPHMVRVRELLAEQYLGELRLVTAEHGVWFAHNTAHRMFDPHLGGGALLDLGVYPISFASMVLGSPATVVASSQFGDTGVDGQTAVTFGYSDGRQAVVNASMQTWLSNRATIAGTDARIDFDPTWYRPTSFTVTRRDGRTERFEFPVEGFGLRFQAEEIARLVREGRTDSDIMPLAESSAIMGTMDEVRRQIGLSYPGE, encoded by the coding sequence ATGACCGACACACACAAGCTGCGCTGGGGCGTCATCGGCACGGGCAACATCGCCCATCGCTTCGCGACCGACCTGTCGCTCTCTGCGGTCTGCGAGCTCGGGGCCGTCGGCTCGCGCGACGCGGCGCGGGCGCGCGCCTTCGCCGAGCGGTGCGGCGCCGCCCGCTGGTTCGCGGACCACGACGAGCTGATGAACAGCCCCGAGATCGACGCCATCTACATCGCGGTCCCGCACAGCGCCCACCACGAGCTCGCCGCCCGCGCGATCGAGACCGGCAAGCCCGTGCTGGTCGAGAAGCCGTTCACGATCAACCAGCAGCAGGCGGACGACCTGATCGGCCGCGCCCGCGACAAGGGAAGCATCCTGATGGAGGCCATGTGGACCCGCTTCCTGCCGCACATGGTGCGGGTGCGCGAACTGCTCGCCGAGCAGTACCTCGGCGAGCTCCGCCTCGTGACCGCCGAGCACGGCGTCTGGTTCGCGCACAACACGGCACATCGGATGTTCGACCCGCACCTCGGCGGCGGCGCGCTGCTCGACCTGGGGGTGTACCCGATCTCTTTCGCCTCGATGGTGCTGGGGTCGCCCGCCACGGTGGTCGCGAGCAGTCAGTTCGGCGACACGGGCGTCGACGGCCAGACCGCCGTCACGTTCGGCTACTCCGACGGCCGCCAGGCGGTCGTCAACGCGAGCATGCAGACCTGGCTCTCGAACCGGGCAACGATCGCGGGCACGGACGCCCGCATCGACTTCGACCCCACCTGGTATCGGCCGACCTCCTTCACCGTGACGCGCCGCGACGGGCGCACCGAGCGCTTCGAGTTCCCCGTAGAGGGCTTCGGCCTGCGCTTCCAGGCGGAGGAGATCGCGCGGCTCGTGCGCGAAGGCCGCACCGACAGCGACATCATGCCGCTCGCCGAGAGCTCGGCGATCATGGGAACCATGGACGAGGTGCGACGCCAGATCGGTCTGAGCTACCCCGGAGAGTGA
- a CDS encoding ABC transporter permease translates to MSTQLISVTQPAREGRSGDAASSAGVRWTLFIGRRLVRLIVSLFILTSATFVMIHLIPGDPVRAALGDQATNQLVALRSHQLGLDRPLFIQYVDYLKNVVTGNFGQSIIADAPVSQLLLTRFPNTLKLALPAFVLVIVIAMPVGLFTAVRTRGGRGRVTRTLFVGITGLLNSIPDYVLATLLSVIFVIGLQAFPAAGDHGLRSFVLPIAALVVGPAASLSRIVRVEALRVLDAEYIRAAKARRIPTLLRYWRHVLPNMMTASLTFGAMILAGLIAGTVLVENVFAWPGVGTVISQAVSQKDYPEIQGVLLVLGATVLILNMIVDVVLGILDPKSRIGG, encoded by the coding sequence ATGTCGACTCAACTCATCTCGGTGACGCAGCCGGCGAGGGAAGGACGCTCAGGCGACGCCGCCAGCTCGGCCGGCGTCCGGTGGACTCTGTTCATCGGGCGCCGGCTGGTCCGGCTGATCGTCTCGCTGTTCATCCTGACCTCGGCGACGTTCGTCATGATCCACCTGATCCCCGGCGACCCGGTTCGAGCCGCCCTCGGCGACCAGGCGACCAACCAGCTGGTGGCGCTGCGGAGCCACCAGCTCGGGCTGGACCGGCCGCTGTTCATCCAGTACGTCGACTACCTGAAGAACGTCGTCACGGGCAACTTCGGGCAGTCGATCATCGCCGACGCGCCGGTCTCGCAGCTGCTGCTCACCCGGTTCCCCAACACGCTGAAGCTCGCGCTGCCCGCGTTCGTGCTCGTCATCGTGATCGCCATGCCCGTCGGCCTGTTCACGGCGGTGCGAACCCGCGGCGGCAGGGGTCGGGTCACCCGAACGCTGTTCGTCGGCATCACCGGCCTGCTCAATTCGATTCCCGACTATGTGCTCGCGACCCTGCTGAGCGTGATCTTCGTGATCGGGCTGCAGGCATTCCCGGCCGCGGGCGACCACGGGCTGCGTTCTTTCGTGCTGCCGATCGCCGCGCTCGTCGTCGGCCCGGCCGCCTCGCTCTCGCGCATCGTGCGCGTCGAGGCGCTCAGGGTGCTCGACGCCGAGTACATCCGCGCGGCGAAGGCGCGGCGCATCCCGACGCTGCTGCGCTACTGGCGGCATGTGCTGCCCAACATGATGACCGCGTCGCTGACCTTCGGCGCGATGATCCTGGCCGGGCTCATCGCCGGCACCGTGCTCGTCGAGAACGTGTTCGCGTGGCCCGGCGTCGGCACCGTCATCTCGCAGGCCGTGTCGCAGAAGGACTACCCCGAGATCCAAGGAGTGCTGCTCGTGCTCGGCGCCACCGTGCTCATCCTCAACATGATCGTCGACGTCGTGCTGGGCATCCTCGACCCCAAGTCCCGGATCGGCGGGTGA
- a CDS encoding aldo/keto reductase: MTVLEKRPLGRTGLTVPPLCVGTSALGSLPRLYGYDVETDQALVTLRAVFDGPIPFVDTSNSYGNGESERRIGAVLRELGGLPDDFLLSTKVDPDRSQPVLDFSGTRMRASLDESSERLGIDYFPLVYLHDPERISFEEATAEGGPVEALVQLRDEGRIGHIGVAGGPVELLQRFVGLGVFEAVITHNRFTLLNRSAVPLLDQCAAAGVAVVNGAPFGGGILAKGPEAAPRYAYRELPDELRDSVIAMSAACDRAGVPLAAAALQFSMRDPRISATIVGITRPERLDETLRNAEAPISNELWDELDTLCPPEETWLR, translated from the coding sequence ATGACCGTGCTCGAGAAGCGCCCCCTCGGCCGGACCGGCCTGACGGTGCCCCCGCTGTGCGTCGGAACCAGCGCGCTCGGCAGCCTTCCCCGCCTCTACGGCTACGACGTCGAGACCGATCAGGCGCTCGTCACGCTGCGTGCCGTCTTCGACGGCCCCATCCCGTTCGTCGACACGTCGAACAGCTACGGCAACGGCGAGAGCGAGCGGCGCATCGGCGCCGTGCTGCGCGAGCTCGGCGGCCTGCCTGACGACTTCTTGCTCTCGACCAAGGTCGACCCGGATCGGTCGCAGCCGGTACTCGACTTCTCCGGCACCCGCATGCGCGCCTCTCTCGACGAGAGCTCGGAACGCCTCGGCATCGACTACTTCCCGCTCGTGTACCTGCACGACCCCGAGCGGATCAGCTTTGAGGAGGCGACCGCGGAAGGCGGCCCCGTCGAGGCCCTGGTGCAACTGCGCGACGAGGGTCGTATCGGCCACATCGGCGTCGCCGGAGGTCCCGTCGAGCTTCTGCAGCGTTTCGTCGGCCTCGGCGTGTTCGAGGCCGTGATCACCCACAACCGCTTCACCCTGCTCAACCGCTCAGCGGTGCCCCTGCTCGATCAGTGCGCCGCGGCCGGGGTCGCCGTCGTCAACGGGGCGCCGTTCGGCGGCGGCATCCTCGCGAAAGGCCCCGAGGCTGCCCCGCGCTACGCGTACCGCGAGCTGCCCGACGAGCTGCGCGACAGCGTGATCGCGATGAGCGCCGCCTGTGACCGGGCCGGCGTGCCGTTGGCCGCGGCCGCGCTGCAGTTCTCGATGCGCGATCCGAGGATCAGCGCCACCATCGTCGGCATCACCCGGCCGGAGCGTCTCGATGAGACGCTGCGGAATGCCGAGGCCCCCATTTCCAACGAGCTCTGGGACGAGCTCGACACTCTCTGCCCACCCGAGGAGACCTGGCTGCGATGA
- a CDS encoding fumarylacetoacetate hydrolase family protein, whose protein sequence is MRLVRYRSAARAAAAVGLLDDERITPLTSVATLGQLWRLRRDELAELLQTAASGTATLDLDEVELLAPIDGRTEVWACGVTYEISREARVEESEKAADVYTLVYDAERPELFFKSVAWRVAGPGRPIGVREDSPVNVPEPELAIIANRFGEIVGYTICDDVSSRSIEGENPLYLPQAKVYSGACALGPGIVPAWEVPDPYALGIRLAIDRGGDRHWEGSASTAQLHRRLDELLGYLMRGDVHPDGAVLSTGTCLVPSPPFTLSEGDTVSITIDGLGTLTNPVVRGLVPLEES, encoded by the coding sequence ATGCGGCTCGTCAGATACCGATCGGCGGCGCGCGCCGCCGCCGCAGTCGGGCTGCTCGACGACGAGCGCATCACCCCGCTGACGAGCGTCGCGACCCTCGGTCAGCTCTGGCGCCTGCGGCGCGACGAGCTGGCGGAGCTGCTTCAGACCGCGGCATCCGGAACCGCCACGCTCGACCTCGACGAGGTCGAATTGCTCGCGCCGATCGACGGCCGCACCGAGGTGTGGGCCTGCGGCGTGACCTACGAGATCTCGCGCGAGGCGCGCGTGGAGGAGAGTGAGAAGGCGGCCGACGTCTACACCCTCGTCTACGACGCCGAGCGGCCCGAGCTGTTCTTCAAGTCGGTCGCTTGGCGGGTCGCGGGCCCCGGCCGCCCGATCGGGGTGCGCGAGGACTCCCCCGTGAACGTGCCCGAACCCGAGCTGGCGATCATCGCGAACCGTTTCGGCGAGATCGTCGGCTACACGATCTGCGACGACGTCTCCTCACGCAGCATCGAGGGCGAGAATCCGCTCTATCTGCCGCAGGCCAAGGTGTACTCGGGTGCCTGCGCCCTCGGCCCCGGGATCGTTCCCGCGTGGGAGGTGCCGGATCCCTACGCGCTCGGCATCCGCCTCGCCATCGACCGCGGCGGCGATCGGCACTGGGAAGGCAGCGCCAGCACCGCGCAGCTGCACCGCCGACTCGATGAACTGCTCGGCTACCTGATGCGCGGCGACGTGCACCCCGACGGCGCCGTGCTCTCGACGGGGACCTGCCTGGTGCCGTCACCCCCGTTCACCCTGAGCGAGGGCGACACCGTCTCCATAACCATCGATGGGCTCGGCACCCTCACCAACCCGGTGGTGCGCGGCCTGGTGCCCCTGGAGGAATCATGA
- a CDS encoding GNAT family N-acetyltransferase, with translation MDDSDTTVRDTGSRYLIAIGATDAGFLEYLDQGPRRVFLHTEVSPEFGGRGLAGQLVRAALDDVRAQGKRLVNFCPYVAGFLEKNHEWDELIDRPTPAVLEAVRAYSDR, from the coding sequence ATGGACGACAGCGACACCACGGTTCGCGACACCGGATCCCGCTATCTCATCGCGATCGGCGCGACGGATGCCGGGTTCCTCGAGTACCTCGACCAGGGCCCCCGTCGGGTGTTCCTGCACACCGAGGTGAGCCCGGAGTTCGGCGGCCGCGGGCTCGCGGGGCAGCTCGTGCGGGCCGCGCTCGACGACGTGCGCGCCCAGGGGAAGCGGCTCGTGAACTTCTGCCCGTACGTGGCCGGGTTCCTCGAGAAGAACCACGAATGGGACGAGCTCATCGACCGCCCCACGCCCGCGGTCCTCGAGGCGGTGCGAGCGTATTCGGACCGCTGA
- a CDS encoding ABC transporter substrate-binding protein, with amino-acid sequence MKRKFALVAPVAVTTLAVALTLTACSGGSASSSNNGSGSSQSGKTLETGGTFRLDLGTDPGSIFPYASTSGPNRQIDDFAYDSLVGRSKKGDAVPAVASSWKVTTDAVTYNIRKDVTCSDGTTLKPSDIAADFNYIKDPKTLSPWVQFSVPVKYTVSADDSAGTFTITSTTPFGTLLQGAGAVPLVCPQGLANPAAFAHASAGTGPFKITDYAQGDHYDLAVRPDYTWGPSGAKTSAAGTPKTVTINFVADESTMANQLISGEVNAAQITGPDRNRLDKTPGINRNDVPVIVGELNPNEAPGRILNDEQVRLAAAAALNPKDIAPVSTAQHGSTVDNMFAEQPVQCPANETKGNLPSYSPSKAKQLLEADGWTVGSDGIREKDGKTLTLKLIYQTGAPQTESAAELIGQELKAVGIGTNLVGETNDAWSQALYSTGDFDMFYSAINLEFPYMMSTFYGGATPQNGGRNSGDVVNADFNNLSAQAAAAPAEQACKLWNGAHEALLKRADVVPLSQGDRPFYTSKASLETVGLFAVPTSIRLYK; translated from the coding sequence ATGAAACGCAAATTCGCCTTGGTCGCCCCGGTGGCGGTCACGACGCTGGCGGTGGCTCTCACGCTGACCGCCTGCAGTGGCGGCAGTGCAAGCAGCAGCAACAACGGCAGCGGCAGCAGCCAGTCCGGCAAGACGCTCGAGACCGGCGGCACCTTCCGCCTCGACCTCGGCACCGACCCGGGCAGCATCTTCCCGTACGCGAGCACCAGCGGCCCGAACCGCCAGATCGACGACTTCGCCTATGACTCGCTCGTCGGTCGCAGCAAGAAGGGCGATGCCGTTCCCGCTGTCGCGAGCAGTTGGAAGGTCACGACCGACGCCGTCACGTACAACATCCGCAAGGACGTCACGTGCAGCGACGGGACGACGCTCAAGCCGAGCGACATCGCGGCGGACTTCAACTACATCAAGGACCCGAAGACGCTCTCGCCCTGGGTTCAGTTCTCCGTGCCCGTGAAGTACACGGTTTCGGCCGACGACTCGGCCGGCACGTTCACCATCACCTCGACGACCCCGTTCGGCACGCTGCTGCAGGGCGCGGGCGCGGTTCCGCTGGTGTGCCCGCAGGGCCTCGCCAACCCGGCCGCCTTCGCGCACGCATCCGCCGGCACCGGTCCGTTCAAGATCACGGACTACGCGCAGGGCGACCACTACGACCTCGCCGTCCGGCCGGACTACACCTGGGGTCCCAGCGGCGCCAAGACCTCCGCGGCCGGCACCCCCAAGACCGTGACGATCAACTTCGTGGCCGACGAGTCGACGATGGCGAACCAGCTCATCTCGGGCGAGGTCAACGCGGCCCAGATCACCGGTCCCGACCGCAACCGGCTCGACAAGACGCCCGGCATCAACCGGAACGACGTGCCGGTCATCGTCGGCGAGCTCAACCCGAACGAGGCCCCCGGCCGCATCCTGAACGACGAGCAGGTGCGGCTCGCCGCCGCGGCCGCGCTCAACCCGAAGGACATCGCGCCGGTCAGCACCGCCCAGCACGGCAGCACCGTCGACAACATGTTCGCCGAGCAGCCTGTGCAGTGCCCCGCCAACGAGACGAAGGGCAATCTGCCCTCGTACAGCCCGTCGAAGGCCAAGCAGCTGCTGGAGGCCGACGGCTGGACGGTCGGCTCCGACGGCATCCGCGAGAAGGACGGCAAGACGCTGACCCTGAAGCTCATCTACCAGACCGGCGCGCCGCAGACCGAGTCAGCGGCCGAGCTGATCGGGCAGGAGCTGAAGGCCGTCGGCATCGGCACGAACCTGGTGGGCGAGACCAACGACGCGTGGTCGCAAGCCCTGTACTCGACCGGCGACTTCGACATGTTCTACAGCGCCATCAACCTCGAGTTCCCGTACATGATGTCGACCTTCTACGGTGGCGCGACCCCGCAGAACGGCGGCCGCAACTCCGGCGACGTGGTCAACGCCGACTTCAACAACCTGTCCGCGCAGGCCGCGGCTGCGCCGGCCGAGCAGGCCTGCAAGCTGTGGAACGGTGCGCACGAGGCTCTGCTGAAGCGCGCCGACGTCGTGCCGCTCTCGCAGGGCGACCGCCCGTTCTACACGTCGAAGGCGTCGCTGGAGACCGTGGGCCTGTTCGCGGTTCCCACCAGCATCCGCCTCTACAAGTAA
- a CDS encoding dipeptide/oligopeptide/nickel ABC transporter permease/ATP-binding protein produces MATTTTTRRRIRLITSGIPPLVLLAFFIFLCVAGPAIWGAAAGHTDVAHASQGSSAQHWMGTDALGRDILARTLLATSRSLVLAVLSTLIGGCVGVALGLIAGMSRRLGRLIGAVIALLIAFPAMLLAIFFAVIFGIGSVGSVLAVGAAFAPGFARLTQTLTASTATREYVEAAHVLGKGPVRVVFRHILPNIAEPLILYSTIHIGTAILSLAGLSFLGLGVQPPAYDWGRMLSDGLASVYTTPGGAIAPAIAIVLAGLTFNMLGEWISDLIGGRNEAPRTVSAAPAELPADTVGAAELSAGHDRLLEVSHLRVVYGSRDGVSTPVRDVSFTVNAGETVAIVGESGSGKSQATAAVAQLVEAPGSVYAKQLEFLDTELLEAGKNADELLGRSLAMIFQDPGEALNPAVTIGTHLLEPAMIHLHEPKRSARERAIEALRAVAINDPARRYKQHPHELSGGMKQRVCIAIGLMGEPRLLIADEPTTALDVTVQRQILRLISRVGKETHSSILFISHDIAVVSEISDRILVMYAGFIVEEAPTAALLETPAHPYTALLVASSPTMSIDKEAPLPSLDGTMPRADQELAGCYFADRCPRADARCRSERPPLEPVGDTSHRAACWHPLIAGEKLPVRLKEPEEVLS; encoded by the coding sequence ATGGCCACGACCACCACCACGCGCCGTCGCATCCGTCTCATCACGAGTGGAATCCCACCCCTCGTGCTCCTCGCGTTCTTCATCTTCCTGTGCGTCGCGGGGCCCGCGATCTGGGGCGCCGCGGCCGGCCATACGGACGTCGCCCACGCGTCGCAGGGCTCGAGCGCGCAGCACTGGATGGGCACGGATGCCCTCGGGCGAGACATCCTCGCCCGCACCCTGCTCGCGACCTCGCGCTCGCTCGTTCTCGCCGTGCTGTCCACCCTGATCGGCGGCTGCGTCGGCGTCGCCCTCGGGCTGATCGCGGGCATGTCGCGCCGGCTCGGGCGGCTGATCGGCGCTGTGATCGCGCTGCTCATCGCCTTCCCCGCGATGCTCCTCGCGATCTTCTTCGCCGTGATCTTCGGCATCGGCTCGGTCGGCAGCGTGCTCGCCGTCGGCGCGGCGTTCGCGCCGGGCTTCGCCCGCCTGACGCAGACGCTGACCGCGTCGACGGCGACCCGCGAGTACGTCGAAGCCGCGCACGTGCTCGGCAAGGGGCCCGTGCGGGTCGTGTTCCGGCACATCCTGCCGAACATCGCCGAGCCCCTCATCCTGTACTCGACCATCCACATCGGCACGGCGATCCTGTCGCTCGCCGGCCTCAGCTTCCTCGGCCTCGGCGTGCAGCCACCCGCTTACGACTGGGGGCGGATGCTGAGCGACGGCCTCGCGAGCGTCTACACGACGCCGGGCGGAGCGATCGCCCCGGCGATCGCGATCGTGCTGGCCGGCCTGACGTTCAACATGCTCGGCGAGTGGATCTCCGACCTGATCGGCGGTCGCAACGAGGCGCCCCGCACCGTCTCGGCCGCGCCGGCCGAGCTGCCGGCCGACACCGTGGGCGCTGCCGAGCTCAGCGCCGGGCACGACCGCCTGCTCGAGGTCAGCCACCTCCGCGTCGTGTACGGCAGCCGCGACGGCGTGTCGACACCGGTGCGCGACGTGTCGTTCACCGTGAACGCCGGCGAGACGGTCGCCATCGTCGGCGAGTCGGGGTCGGGCAAGAGCCAGGCGACGGCGGCGGTGGCGCAGCTCGTCGAGGCGCCGGGCTCCGTGTATGCCAAGCAGCTGGAGTTCCTCGACACCGAGCTGCTCGAGGCCGGGAAGAACGCCGACGAGCTGCTCGGTCGCAGCCTCGCGATGATCTTCCAAGACCCGGGTGAGGCGTTGAACCCTGCCGTCACGATCGGCACGCACCTGCTCGAGCCCGCGATGATCCACCTGCACGAGCCGAAGCGGAGCGCGCGGGAGCGGGCGATCGAGGCGCTGCGGGCGGTGGCCATCAACGATCCGGCGCGACGCTACAAACAGCATCCGCACGAACTGTCCGGCGGGATGAAGCAGCGCGTCTGCATCGCGATCGGGCTGATGGGCGAGCCGCGGCTGCTGATCGCCGACGAACCGACGACGGCGCTGGACGTGACCGTGCAGCGGCAGATCCTGCGGCTCATCTCGCGGGTCGGGAAGGAGACGCACTCGAGCATCCTGTTCATCTCGCATGACATCGCCGTGGTGTCCGAGATCTCCGACCGGATCCTCGTGATGTATGCCGGATTCATCGTCGAAGAGGCACCGACCGCCGCGCTGCTCGAGACGCCCGCGCACCCGTACACCGCGCTGCTCGTGGCCTCGAGCCCGACGATGTCGATCGACAAAGAGGCGCCGCTGCCCTCCCTCGACGGCACCATGCCCCGCGCCGATCAGGAGCTCGCCGGCTGCTACTTCGCCGACCGCTGCCCGCGCGCCGACGCGAGATGCCGCAGCGAGCGGCCGCCGCTCGAGCCCGTGGGCGACACGTCGCACCGTGCGGCGTGCTGGCACCCGCTGATCGCCGGCGAGAAGCTTCCCGTCCGTCTCAAGGAACCCGAAGAGGTGCTGTCGTGA